A genomic region of Zalophus californianus isolate mZalCal1 chromosome 1, mZalCal1.pri.v2, whole genome shotgun sequence contains the following coding sequences:
- the BABAM1 gene encoding BRISC and BRCA1-A complex member 1, with translation MEVAEPSSPTEEEEEEEEEEEEEEEQSAEPRPRTRSNPEGAEDRALGAQASVGSRSEGEGEAASADDGTPNPPGAGPKPWQVPPTAPEVQVRTPRVNCPEKVIICLDLSEEMSLSKLESFNGSKTNALNVSQKMIEMFVRTKHKIDKSHEFALVVVNDDIAWLSGLTSDPRELCSCLYDLETASCSTFNLEGLFSLIQQKTELPVTENVQTIPPPYVVRTILLYSRPPCQPQFSLTEPMKKMFQCPYFFFDVVYIHNGADEKEEEMSWKDMFAFMGSLDTKGTSYKYEVALAGPALELHNCMAKLLAHPLQRPCQSHASYSLLEEDDEATEVEATV, from the exons ATGGAGGTGGCAGAGCCCAGCAGCCccactgaggaggaggaggaggaggaggaggaagaggaagaggaagaagagcagtCAGCTGAGCCCAGGCCCCGAACACGCTCCAATCCTGAGGGGGCTGAGGACCGGGCACTGGGGGCCCAGGCCAGTGTGGGCAGCCGCAGCGAGGGTGAGGGTGAGGCGGCCAGTGCTGACGATGGGACCCCCAATCCTCCAGGAGCTGGCCCCAAGCCCTGGCAGGTGCCCCCAACAGCTCCTGAAGTCCAGGTGCGGACACCGAGGGTCAACTGTCCAGAGAAGGTG ATCATCTGCCTGGACCTGTCAGAGGAAATGTCCCTGTCAAAGCTGGAGTCATTCAATGG ctccaAAACCAACGCCCTCAACGTCTCCCAGAAGATGATTGAGATGTTTGTGCGGACAAAACACAAGATCGACAAGAGCCATGAGTTCGCGCTGGTGGTGGTGAACGATGACATCGCCTgg CTGTCCGGCCTGACCTCCGATCCCCGTGAACTCTGCAGCTGCCTCTACGACCTGGAGACGGCTTCCTGCTCCACCTTCA ATCTAGAAGGTCTCTTCAGCCTCAT CCAGCAGAAGACTGAGCTGCCAGTCACCGAGAATGTGCAGACAATTCCGCCCCCATACGTGGTCCGCACCATCCTTCTCTATAGCCGTCCGCCCTGCCAGCCCCAGTTCTCCCTGACGGAGCCCATGAAG AAAATGTTCCAGTGCCCATACTTCTTCTTTGATGTTGTTTACATCCACAATGGCGCTgacgagaaggaagaggaaatgagctGGAAG GACATGTTTGCCTTCATGGGCAGCCTGGATACCAAGGGTACCAGCTACAAGTATGAGGTGGCGCTGGCTGGGCCAGCCCTTGAGCTGCACAACTGTATGGCCAAGCTGCTGGCTCACCCACTGCAGCGGCCCTGCCAGAGTCATGCTTCCTACAGCCTGCTGGAGGAGGACGACGAAGCCACTGAGGTCGAAGCCACCGTCTGA